ACCTGCACCAGGACGAATGATATATGCCGGGTCATCTGTTACCCGATAGGCATTGTTTTTTGTATCAAATACCCATATAAAAGGTCCAACATTGATCTTTTGTAAATTACCCCATAAAATTGCCGAGGCATAGGGATTACCCAATAAATTATACCCATCCCCCTCCGCCCCCATATCCCTGTTATACAGGTCAATCCGGAGTTCACCTGTAAACAATTTGCCGGTATAGTTGAGTGTATAGGGACGTGGATTAGAGAACGGAGTCGTTTGTATTTGATGAATATAAGCGTTTGGTTCTTCTCTGCTTCCTCTTGAAAACACATAAAATCCTTTTCCCACCGACACATTTGTGCCCATGCTGGCAATGCTGATATATTTCTGAGATAGGCTTCCGGGCAAGGACTGATCATGGCTATAAATAGTAGCGTTGTTATTGGGAGAGGGATCAAAGCCGTTATTTATACCTCCTGGTCCCGTTACAAAAATACTTTGCTGAATCGCATTTAGGTTGTATAGTTTTGCCGTTCCCACTGATTGGTATACTGGTGAAGTTAGCAACCACCAACCACGTGCCGTTGAAGGTGCTGAAAAATCACCATCAATAAACTGTTGTACAATTACGTTTCCAATAACATTTGCCTCGCTGGTATTTTGTATGGGCAATAAGGAGGCATGATCAGTTGGCCCGGTTGAAGATATGGTGAGCTGGCCATTAGAGTTTAACACTCCTTTAATCAGCGCAACCTGCCTGCTTACTTTCAATTTGCCCTGGAGTAATGCTATACCTTCTTTCGACACCATATTTACTTCTAAACGGGAAACGGTACAGGTGCCCGATCCGGTAAAAGTTTGCAAAGCATAATTGCTATTAAAAACCAAGGTACCGGTATTTTGATTTAAAATAATTGATCCATTATTGACCACATCGTTTTTAAAAACCAACCGTACTTCTTCATTTAAAGCTATTGAAGCTGACGAGCCAATTTGTGTTTTACAGTTCACTTCAAAATCACTTCCTAATGAAAGCCGGGCACCGGGTTCCAGAATAAAACTATTTACGACGACAGGAGTAACTGTTTGCAGCTCCTTTCCTGCCTTAACAATTACATTGGCATAAGGCGCCGGAACCTTTCCATAACTCCAGTTACCTTCATCTCCCCAATTGCTTGTCCCATTGGCCCCTGTAAATTCATTTGCCAGCGCTGTTTGTATAGGATTTATCTCCTGGGGCGAAACATGGATAAAGGCTGCAGGATTAACCTGATTCCTGTATTCCGTTAACAGCCAATCTCCAGTCCTTTCTGTATGCAATATCCTCAGCTCATCAATCATCCCATTAAAGTATCTATCGTTTTGTTTGCTCTTACCAATACTAAATTGTCCGCCTTTTTTCGCTGCCGAAATAATCGAACCTCCCCCTCCTCTATGTTCTCCATTTATATAAATCGCTTTCTGCTGATTGTTATACATTATTCCGAGATAGTACCAGGTATCCGGCAAGAGCGCCATAGTTGATTTCCGACTGAACTCACCTGAGGTTTCGAATGTATTAAAGACTATATACCCTTCTGGATTTACGGCAATACGATATCCACCTGATAAAGTATCATTAGCCAGAATAACCTGGTCGACCCCAATTTGATTAAGTTTAAACCATAAGGTAATATACACCGTTGCTTCTGTATCTGGAGCTGCATGCATTGCTTCTGTAATTCCATTAAGCCGAACTGCTGTCCCGATTTTACCTTGATGGAAGTTAGTCAAACTCATTCCAGCATTACCTATCAAGTCCTTTCCCGAACTTTGATTGGCACTGCGACTGGTTGCAGGCACAATATCAGAGTTTACATGCCAGACATTTTGGTAAGCGCTGGTCCAGGTGGCACGGCTTTCTGCAGAGAAAGGCTTGTGCGTTTCCTTTGCCCCATAGTAAAGATAAAGCTCATTGTTGCCTGGCTTCCCTTCTGCAATCAATTCATTTATCCGCACCCAACAACTTAACTTTCCTTTCAAAGCATCATAAGTATCGAGTTGAAAGTTAATTGGTACGCTGGATTGGGCGGCAGTAGCAAATGAGATATCCAGTTCTTTGTTATTCTGCGCCATATACACGCAACCTGTCGCCTGTTTCAATTCGGTATCTTCCATTTCAATCAGTACAGAAAAGTCAAGCAGGTTAACCTTGCCTTGAATCATGGATTTATCAATTGTTATCTTTTTCCGAAAGTTATATCCTGACATCCAGCTCTGCGCAATTGCATTACCATATACCGTAACCCCGAAAACAAGAATAATCATCCACTTAAACCAAAAAATTGAATAAACCATCAGTATTTAATATTTAATTACAAAATAACAAATTAGTTAATTTACACAATTCAATATTAAATAATTACACTTAAAATTCATAATTAAATTTATAAATAAGATAAAAATATCGTTATTATAAATTATAAGATATAAAAAAGCGCCTGTATTATGATACAGACGCTTACCGATTTTATAGTTTATCGTAAATGCTTATGCGTATATCTTTTTGGCCATCTTTTTATTCATTTCTTTTCTGACCATTGCAGCAATCAACTCCAATTTCTTTCTTTCATGGGGCATGAATGTTCTATGCTTTTTATCAATGATGCAAACACTTCCTGCATGAAAACCTTCATCGGTAGTTATAGGTACGGCTGCATAAAACTTCATTCCTAATTCTCCTACAATTAAGGGATTTGACATCAACCTTGGCGCCACCGAAAGTCCCTCAAACATTTCATCTCCTTCATTGAGGATAGCTAATGAGCAAACACTGGTTTCCGTATGCAAGTCTGCCCCCCGATTGGTTTGGGTCTTAACTTTCGACCAGATATAGTCCTGATCTACAAAATTAATTACGGCTATTGGAGTATCAAATATCGTTGCAGTTAATATTGCCAAATCATCAAAAACAGTTTCCGATTTAGTATATATAATTCTATATCTATTTGATTTCTCTAGTCGGGATTGCTTATCCAGCGCAATACTGTTTCTTATTTTCTTTTCCAATTTCTTCCTATCTAGCTACCTAGTTTTAGACAATTACCATACCCTATTCAATCAATGTCCATATACATTATGCTCTGGCGCTTTTAAGTCCTAAGTGTGTAATTTACACTAAAAAAATAAGGGGGTGAAAATTACTCAAATTGTTGAATAAAACTACAAACGATCTCATTATCTGTTTCATAAAGACCAATTAGTTTTCCACAATCTCATAATCCTCAAATACCCATTCATTTTTTGGGTTCTTTTTATAATTTACTTTATAGCTCTTATTGGGAGGTATGGTAAAATGAAAAGAAAGTTCCTTTTCATTTGCATTTTTGGGAATAAAGCCTGGAAGTAAGGTATCTGCGATGAGTTTTATTTGCGATTCGGGGTGCATAAATTACAGCTTTAATTAAAGAATTTAGTTTAAAAGTTCATTATACACAAAATTAATCTTATAATTGGTTACTTAATTGCTATTTGATAAGAATGAAATCTATTTTTAACCTCTCGGTATTGCTCCTAACGTGCTTATTCAGCTTCGGGCAGGAATATCCCAGATCCACCCAATATATCTTTAACAATTATTTAATTAACCCAGCAATTTCAGGAATAGACAATTATACTGACCTAAAACTGGGTTACAGAAATCAATGGAAAGGGCTTGAAGGCGCACCTGTTACTCAATACATTTCTATTCATGCTCCAATTGGACAAGACTTTGTAAGAAGCTCGGTAAACTCCTTTTCCGGAGCCGGTTATAATCCTTTAAGCCGCAGCTATGTGGACACTTATACATCAGCAGAACCTCATCATGGGATAGGATTCTATGCTATGACAGATAAGGCTGCCCGAATAAGGCAAACCAATATAGGTGGAAGTTACGCTTATCATTTAGGATTGAGTTACGATGTAAACCTTTCGCTTGGAATTTCTGCCGGAATAGCTTCTACCAGTATCGATGTAGCTAACATAACGGTTGACAATGCTGCTGATCCACTTTTATCTGCAGATTACAATAATAAAATCAGACCTGATGTTGGTGGTGGGCTATGGCTTTATAGTCCCCATTTTTTTGTAGGTGCATCAGCAAAGCAGATATTAGGTTATCGTTCTAAAACCCCGAACAAACAAACCAACTTATCGGCCTACCAAACAGCTACATTTTACGGTACTGCAGGGTATAAGTTTTTTGTGGATGAAGACATTGCCTTTATTCCATCAACCTTATTAACCTATTGGTTAAGCGCCCCTCCCACCATAGATGCCAACCTTAAAATTGCGTATCAGGACAAATTCTGGATTGGGGGAAGCTATAGAAACAATGATTCTTTCTCTGCTCTCGCCGGTTTTAATATAGGTTCATTAGTCAACATCAGTTATTCATATGATGTAACTACTTCTGCATTGCGATCTGTTAACAATGGCACCCATGAGATCGTATTGGGTATACTGTTGAATAACCGTTATGACGTAAAATGTTCTACGCGTCAGTTTTAAAATGCTTTTATAAATTTATCGTAGCAAAGTAATGCTTCCGGCTATTGGTTTACAATCGGCCCTGAGGTCTATTTTATAATAATACGCCCCTGCAGGAAGATCTACACCTCTAAACTTCCCATCGAATGGTTTGTTATATGGCCCTACAGATTCGTAAACCAATTGGCCACTTCTGGTATAAACCTTAATATTAATATCAGCATGGTCTGGTAAACCAGTTATCATCCAGTAATCATTCATACCATCACCATTGGGCGTCATGGTATTCTTAATCTCCAGGTTGTCATTAGTTACTTCAATATGTAGCGGGGCAAATTTGCTGTAGCAACTACCCAGCTTTTTCCTGATTTTATAATCACCTGTTTTATTTACTTTAAATATAAATATCCCATTAGTACTCTCCATAATCGGGGTAGCATTTGTTTCTTCACGATATAATTGATAGGTTCCTTCTTCCGGCGCCAGCACCTTAATCATAATCTCCGTGGCATAACATACACGCAAATCATTTGCTACAGGGGTACTAATTGGAAAAGAAGGATTTTCGACTGTATAATAATCAGCACTCTCCTTGTGTCCACAACTTGTGGCATCTTCCAAAATCATGCGGTATTTACCTGCAGGCACCCCTAGCAAATCTGGAGTAGCCCCGGAATAAACACGTTCGCCAGCTTCATTCTCCCAAGTAAACCTATATGGTTGAACACCCCCACTAAATCTAACTCCCTTTACTGCACCTCGAGACAAACTACATCCGTCGTTAGTAACCATCCCACTTCCAGGAATAATCGCAAGCTCATCGATTTTATGTACTACAAAAGGGCCAAACTCTAAAATACAGTTATTGTCATCATAAGTAAAATACCTATAAGTTCCCGGTGCAACTCCATTTAAGTCCTTAACTGTCCCTGTCGGCAAAACAGTACCCATATCATCCCGCCATTCAAATCTTCTTGGCTCTGCAGTTGTATAGGTCAAAGTAATTCGACCGTTGTTCAATCCACAAGTAGCATCAACAATCCGTTCAGACAAATTGTAAATCGTAGGAAGCGTCTGATCTACCCGAAAATCTCTGCTATCGCTGCAACCTGTAATAGTATTACGAGCTTTTAATGTATATGTTCCCGGAGCAAGGTCTTTTAATAGCAAAGACTGACCAGGAGAATATGTCCCCTCTTCTAAAATTACCCCAGCCGGACTAAACCATTGAATATAATTGGCTTCTGTTATCGTAACGCCAAAGATGCTTCCATTTGATTTATTACAGGTTGCTCTTGTGGTCTGCGCCAAGCTAATATTTACTGATTTAATAATAGGAATAGTATAAATCTGTGTTACAGGAGTACAATTCCCCTGATCCATAACTGTAAGAATATACATGCCACCTTCAACCCCCGTTAAATCAAGCTGATTGCCACCTACTATTGCTCCAATATATGGGGGAACGCTTGGGTTATACACATTCCATCTGTAAGTCAAGGTCCCTGTTGGTGTACCCCCAATGGTAATACCAGTTATAGCGCCATCTGCAAAGCCGCACTTAGCTGGTGATGGTGGCACTGAGTTAACAATGCGAGGTATTGGTCGCTCCTTTATTTCACGCCCTTGCTCGCTCACACTACATCCAGCCTCATCTGTAACAATAAGTTTATAGGTTCCTGCTGGCATAGTAACTGGGGTTCCAGTTCTTATTATATTCCCAGCCTGGTCAACCCATTTAAATGTTTTTACTCCCTTTCCCCTTTGCACCGTAGCAGAAAAAGTAAATGAAGTCTGTCCGCATTGTTCTGCAGGCCATGAAACTATCAAATCTGTTAGCTTCTGATCTTTGATCTCTAGTAACGGTACTTTCTTAATTTCCCTGCACCCGTCATTAGTGATGAGTTCATAAAACCCTTCACGAAGATCCAAGATTTCCTGAGCAGTTCCTAAATCTACTTTAGTACCATCACCAAGCACTTTATACCATTGAAAAGTAATACCTTCCCGAGGCTCAGGAACTTTAATGGAGCCATTACCATTACAGGTAACCGGTTCATTTAGTATCTCATTATCTAATACCTCAGCTGTCGAAAAGGGTGAAGTAGTTAAATTAAGAACAGTTGCTGTAGCAGTAACTTTTCCACTTATTGTGCCGCTATAATTCCACCGGCCATCGCTCCCGGTTGGAACAGTTGCAAAATACTGCCTGCCCTCGCATAAACCTTTGCAGTTTTCTGTGTAAAAAAGTTCAATTGTCGAATTAGGCGTTGCCTTTCCGGAAAGGAAACCTGATCTAGTGATCAAAATTTGCACATAAGGTTGTGCTATATTTTGGGTTTTACCTATTCCAGATGAGGTGTTACAATACATACTATTGCGGGTAATTGTAATCGGTTTAGCAGATAAAGATTCTATACCGAACTCATTATTGGCGATTTTATTTGCCTTGGCGTCTGTATCACCACCAATAAATCCTACCGCACCTGATTCGATTTTAACCCCTATTCCATTACCCAATACCTCCGAGCCCTGCACTCCTGTCCCAATACTATTCCCGGTTACAATGAAATCAGCATTAGCAATAGACAGTCCTGCAGTTCGATTTCCAGAAATCACGTTGTCGCGTACATATAAATTAGTATTAGCAGCATCTACCTTTAATCCGCTTATTTCTACAGCGGAGGGCACAGCAAAAAGTGGTATCCCATGGAAATCTATTGTACCTGTTCGGTCAGTTCCAATTTTATTGTTAACCACATTTATAGCGAAACGTGTACTACCATAACTGCTTCCTCTAAGATCAATATTGATCTTATTTGCTGAAATAACATTCCCATCCCCAGGATTATCGCCGCCAATAGTAAGTGAACCATCCCTAAAGTCTATGGCATTAATACCATTAAAATTAGTTTTTGCCGTAAGTCCATCATAATGTAAACCAATAAAGTTAGACCGAATACTAATATCTGTAATAGGCGTTGTTAGGTAGTAATTAGAAACACTACGGAGGGAAATTCCATATTGATTTCCACTAATCACATTACCCTTTCCGGGAGCACCAATTTTTATATTTTTTGCTCTGGCATCGATGATAATCCCTGAAGCCTGAATACTTGTGTTCTGCAAATTTGTGATTCTCGCAAAATCCTTAATATAAAGACCATAAATTTCCACATCACTTGTCTGCACATCGGTAGTATTGACGTTTGCTATAGTTAGACAAGAGGTGAAAAGAGAAGTCATTGATGGATCTTCAGGCTCGATAATGATCTTTGCCCCTGATGCACCCAAAGCCGGACCTGTTTGTGTAGTTCCGTCAATAGTTACATTGGAAGGAACGTTGGGTAACTGGCTCCGCAACCTGATTGTACGATTTGTTTCATTAGACATATCACCAGGCAGATTGAAATTAATGATATACGGTGTCGTTCTTACAGTGGGAATATTTTTTAATGCTTCCCTCA
This is a stretch of genomic DNA from Candidatus Pedobacter colombiensis. It encodes these proteins:
- a CDS encoding GAF domain-containing protein, producing MEKKIRNSIALDKQSRLEKSNRYRIIYTKSETVFDDLAILTATIFDTPIAVINFVDQDYIWSKVKTQTNRGADLHTETSVCSLAILNEGDEMFEGLSVAPRLMSNPLIVGELGMKFYAAVPITTDEGFHAGSVCIIDKKHRTFMPHERKKLELIAAMVRKEMNKKMAKKIYA
- a CDS encoding type IX secretion system membrane protein PorP/SprF; its protein translation is MKSIFNLSVLLLTCLFSFGQEYPRSTQYIFNNYLINPAISGIDNYTDLKLGYRNQWKGLEGAPVTQYISIHAPIGQDFVRSSVNSFSGAGYNPLSRSYVDTYTSAEPHHGIGFYAMTDKAARIRQTNIGGSYAYHLGLSYDVNLSLGISAGIASTSIDVANITVDNAADPLLSADYNNKIRPDVGGGLWLYSPHFFVGASAKQILGYRSKTPNKQTNLSAYQTATFYGTAGYKFFVDEDIAFIPSTLLTYWLSAPPTIDANLKIAYQDKFWIGGSYRNNDSFSALAGFNIGSLVNISYSYDVTTSALRSVNNGTHEIVLGILLNNRYDVKCSTRQF
- a CDS encoding gliding motility-associated C-terminal domain-containing protein, coding for MRYSKCAILVFLLFSFLTGFSQTVFVTSTADAGAGTLREALKNIPTVRTTPYIINFNLPGDMSNETNRTIRLRSQLPNVPSNVTIDGTTQTGPALGASGAKIIIEPEDPSMTSLFTSCLTIANVNTTDVQTSDVEIYGLYIKDFARITNLQNTSIQASGIIIDARAKNIKIGAPGKGNVISGNQYGISLRSVSNYYLTTPITDISIRSNFIGLHYDGLTAKTNFNGINAIDFRDGSLTIGGDNPGDGNVISANKINIDLRGSSYGSTRFAINVVNNKIGTDRTGTIDFHGIPLFAVPSAVEISGLKVDAANTNLYVRDNVISGNRTAGLSIANADFIVTGNSIGTGVQGSEVLGNGIGVKIESGAVGFIGGDTDAKANKIANNEFGIESLSAKPITITRNSMYCNTSSGIGKTQNIAQPYVQILITRSGFLSGKATPNSTIELFYTENCKGLCEGRQYFATVPTGSDGRWNYSGTISGKVTATATVLNLTTSPFSTAEVLDNEILNEPVTCNGNGSIKVPEPREGITFQWYKVLGDGTKVDLGTAQEILDLREGFYELITNDGCREIKKVPLLEIKDQKLTDLIVSWPAEQCGQTSFTFSATVQRGKGVKTFKWVDQAGNIIRTGTPVTMPAGTYKLIVTDEAGCSVSEQGREIKERPIPRIVNSVPPSPAKCGFADGAITGITIGGTPTGTLTYRWNVYNPSVPPYIGAIVGGNQLDLTGVEGGMYILTVMDQGNCTPVTQIYTIPIIKSVNISLAQTTRATCNKSNGSIFGVTITEANYIQWFSPAGVILEEGTYSPGQSLLLKDLAPGTYTLKARNTITGCSDSRDFRVDQTLPTIYNLSERIVDATCGLNNGRITLTYTTAEPRRFEWRDDMGTVLPTGTVKDLNGVAPGTYRYFTYDDNNCILEFGPFVVHKIDELAIIPGSGMVTNDGCSLSRGAVKGVRFSGGVQPYRFTWENEAGERVYSGATPDLLGVPAGKYRMILEDATSCGHKESADYYTVENPSFPISTPVANDLRVCYATEIMIKVLAPEEGTYQLYREETNATPIMESTNGIFIFKVNKTGDYKIRKKLGSCYSKFAPLHIEVTNDNLEIKNTMTPNGDGMNDYWMITGLPDHADINIKVYTRSGQLVYESVGPYNKPFDGKFRGVDLPAGAYYYKIDLRADCKPIAGSITLLR